TTCGCCACCGTGTTCGGCTCGGCGACCAGCCTGGGGCTCGGCGCGCTCCAGGTGACCGCCGGCCTCGACTCCGCCACCGGGGTGCCGGACAGCGTCGCCGTCGAACTGGTGGTGATCGCGGCGCTCACCGCCGCCTTCGTGGTCTCCGCGTTCACCGGGCTGCACAAGGGGATCAAGTGGCTGTCGACCAGCAACGCGGTGCTGGCCGCCGGGCTGATGGCCTTCGTCTTCGTGGCCGGCCCGACGATCTACACGCTGGAGGTGCTGCCGGCCTCGGTCGGCGACTACCTCAGTCACCTGGTGGTCATGTCGACCCGGACCGGCGCGTTCAGCGATCCGGCCTGGCTGGGCTCGTGGACGATCTTCTACTGGGCGTGGTGGATCTCCTGGGCGCCGTTCGTCGGCATCTTCATCGCCCGGATCTCGCGGGGGCGTACGGTCCGGGAGTTCGTCACCGGGGTACTGCTGGTGCCGAGCGGGGCGAGCATCATCTGGTTCGCGATCATGGGCGGCACCGCCCTGCGGGTGCAGCGGACCGGCACCCGGGACCTGGTCGCCGACGTCGGGGCGAGCGCCGAGAACGCCCTGTTCGGGCTCCTGCACGCGCTGCCGCTGGCGACGGTCACCACGGTGCTGGCGGCGGTGCTGGTGGCGCTCTTCTTCATCACCGGCGCGGACTCGGCCGCGCTGGTGCTCGGCTCGCTGAGCTCCCGGGGCGCGCTGCGGCCGCACCGGGGCGTGGTGGTGCTCTGGGGCGTACTGATCGGCGCGGTGGCGGCGGCGCTGCTGCTCGCCGGCGGCCTGGCCGCGCTGCAGCAGGCCACCATCCTGGTCGCGCTGCCCTTCGTGGTGGTGATGCTCGCCCTGGCGGTCGCCCTCGTCCGGGAGATGGCCACCGACCCGGCGGTGCAGCCGCGGGCCCGGCCGCGCCGCTCCGGACTGGCCGCGGCGGTGCGCGCCGCCCGGTCATACGAGGAGGAGGAACCGCCGCCGGTGACCCGCTGGTTCCATCGTCCCCGGGGCTGAACCGCAGCCCGATTCCCGACGAAGTCGGTCTACCTCGAAATGTAGTAGGAGTGCTACATTTCGCGGTACTGATCCGACACACCCGGGGGAGCGGTCATGACCGCGGTTCAACTACCGGGAGTCGACGCGACTCCCCACCCGCCTGACGAGGGCCTGGTCCTCGACGTCCGCGACCTGCGCATGCGGTACGGCACCGTCGACGTGCTGCACGGGGTCGACTTCACCGCCCGGCGCGGCGAGGTGCTCGCCCTGCTCGGGCCCAACGGCGCCGGCAAGACCACCACGATCGAGATCCTGGAGGGCTTCCGGATGCGCTCGGCCGGGGAGGTCCGGGTCCTCGGCGTCGACCCCGGCCGGGGCGACGAGCGCTGGCGCGCCCGGATGGGCGTGGTGCTCCAGTCCTGGCGGGATCACGGCAAGTGGCGGGTCCGGGACGTGCTGACCCACCTGGGCGCCTTCTACGCCCCGTACGACACCGACCGGATACGCCGGCCCTGGCCGGTCGACGACCTGCTGGACGCCGTGGGCCTCGCCCCCCAGGCGGGCAAGCGGGTGCACCAGCTCTCCGGCGGCCAGCGCCGCCGGCTCGATGTGGCGGTCGGCATCGTGGGCCGCCCGGAGCTGCTCTTCCTGGACGAGCCGACGGTCGGCTTCGACCCGGCCGCCCGGCGCGAGTTCCACGAGCTGGTGCACCGTCTCGCCGACCTGGACGAGACCACCATCCTGCTCACCACGCACGACCTGGACGAGGCGGAGAAGCTGGCCGACCGGATCCTCATTCTGGCCGGCGGCCGGATCGTCGCCGACGGCTCGCCGGACGAGCTGTCCCGTCGGGTCGCGGGGGACGCGGAGATCCGCTGGACCCGGGACGGGGAGCGTTTCGTGCACTCCGCCGCCGACGCCACCGGCTTCGTCCGCGACCTGCTCCGCCAGTACGGCGACGCCGTGCAGGAGCTGGAGGTCCGCCGGGCGAGCCTGGAGGACGCGTACATGGCACTGGTCTACGAAGAGGAATCCGGGGTGCGGGCCGGCACGGCGACCCGGGTGTGGCGGCAGGGGAGCAGCGACCGATGAACCCGACCGTGGCGGCCGTCCGGGCCGGCGTCCAGCGCGGCGTGATCGAGCTGCGTAACTCCTTCACCAACGCTCAGGACCTGTGGAACTACTTCTTCCCGACCGCGGCCCTGCTGACCGCCATGTTCTTCATGCGCGGTTCCACGGTGCCCGGCACCTCCTTCTCCCTCGGGGCCCGAACGCTGCCCAGCGCCCTCGGCATGGGGCTGGCCTTCGGCGGCATGCTGGTCCTCGCCTCGCAGCTGGTCATCGAGCGGGAGGACGGCACCCTGCTGCGCGCCAAGGCCACCCCGAACGGGATGCTCGGCTACCTGGTCGGCAAGATCATCCTGATGTCGACGGTGGCGCTGGTGAGCATGTCCGTCCAGCTCGTCCCGGCGCTGTTCTTCCTGGACGGGCTCCGGGTGACCAGCGCGTCCGCCTGGTTCACCCTGCTCTGGGTGGCGGTGCTCGGCCTGGTCGCCACCCTGCCGATGGGCGCGGTCCTCGGCGCGCTGATCGAGAACCCGCGCAACCTCGGGCTGGTCATGCTGCCGAACATGGGGCTGATCGCCCTCTCCGGCATCTTCTACCCGATCAACGGCTACCCGGGGTGGCTGCAGGGCGTCGCCCAGGTCTTCCCGATCTACTGGCTAGGGTTGGGGATGCGTTCGGCGCTGCTGCCCGACGGCATGGCCGCGGTCGAGCTCGACGGCTCCTGGCGGCACCTGGAGACGCTCGGCGTGCTCGGCGCGTGGGCGGTGCTCGGGCTCGTGCTGGCGCCGGTCGTGCTGCGCCGGATGGCCCGCCGGGAATCCGGCTCGCGGGTGGCCGCCCGCCGGGAGCGGGCCATGCAGCGGGTCGGATGAGAGGGCGTCAATGAGCGAGACCGTGCACAACCGGATCGCGGTGCTGCGCGCCGAGCGGGGCATCTCCCGCCGGCAGCTCGCCGACGCGCTGGGCGTGCACTACCAGACGGTCGGCTACCTGGAGCGGGGTGAGTTCCGGCCCAGCCTGCACCTGGCGCTGCGGATCGCCGCGTTCTTCGAGGTGCCGGTCGAGGTGGTCTTCTCCATCGAGCCGTTCCCCCGGATCGGCGACGTGACCAGCGGCGCGGGCCGCTCCGCCTGACCGCGCGGCCCGCCGGTCCGGCGGGCCGCGGCGTCCTTCGCCACACGGGGCGTCCCCCAACCACCGGATCGTCGGTCCGGCAGGGCAGGATGTACGCCGAGGAGGTGGCGGAGATGGCGGGGCGGATCCGGGACGAGGACATCGCGCTGGTCCGCGAGCGCACCTCCATCGCCGAGGTCATCTCCGACACGGTCACGCTGAAGTCGGCCGGCGGCGGCAACCTCAAGGGCCTCTGCCCGTTCCACGACGAGAAGAGCCCGTCGTTCAACGTCTCGCCCGCCCGCAACGTCTGGTACTGCTTCGGCTGCGGGGCCGGCGGGGACGCGATCAAGTTCCTGATGGACGCGGAGCACCTCAGCTTCGTCGAGTCCGTCGAGCGGCTCGCCGCCCGCGCCGGCATCCAACTGCGGTACGTGGAGGAGGACCGGTCCGCCCCGCGCAGCCGGCCCCAGCAGGGGCAGCGGCAGCGGCTGGTCGGCGCGCACGCGGCCGCGGTGGAGTTCTACCGCGCCCAGCTCACCACGGCCGGCGCCCGCCCGGCCCGGGAGTTCCTGGCCCAGCGGGGCTTCGACCGGGCCGCCGCCGACCGGTACGGCTGCGGCTTCGCCCCCGAGGGCTGGGACCTGCTCACCAGGCACCTGCGCCAGCAGGGCTTCACCCACGACGAGCTGGTCACCGCCGGGCTGTCCCGACCGGCCCGGTCGGGCTCCCTGATCGACCGGTTCCGCCGCCGGCTGCTCTGGCCGATCCGCGACCTCACCGGCGACGTCATCGGGTTCGGCGCCCGCAAGCTCTTCGACGACGACGACGGCCCGAAATACCTGAACACCCCCGAGACGCCGATCTACAAGAAGTCGCACGTGCTCTACGGCATCGACCAGGCCAAGCGGGAGATCGCCAAGCAGGGCAAGGTGGTCGTCGTCGAGGGCTACACCGACGTGATGGCCTGCCATCTGGCCGGGGTGACCACCGCCGTGGCGACCTGTGGCACCGCGTTCGGCTCGGACCACATCGGGGTGCTGCGCCGCCTGCTGCTGGATACCGACGCGGTGGCCGGCGAGATCATCTTCACCTTCGACGGGGACGCCGCCGGCCAGAAGGCCGCGCTGCGCGCGTTCGAGGACGACCAGCGCTTCGTCGGGCGCACCTTCATCGCGGTCAGCCCGGACAACATGGACCCGTGCGAGCTGCGCCTGGCCAAGGGCGACCTGGCGGTCCGCGACCTGGTGGCCCGCCGCGAGCCGCTGGTCGACTTCGCGCTGCGCCACATGATCAACCGGTACGACCTGGACACCGTCGACGGGCGGGTGGAGGCGATGCGCCGGGCCGCCCCGCTGGTCGCCAAGATCAAGGACCGGGAGAAGCGCCCGGAGTACGTCCGCAAGCTCGCCGGTGACCTCGGCATGGAGATCGAGCCGGTGCAGCGGGCGGTGCTGGTCGCCGGCAACGGCCACCCGACCGGCGAGCGGCCCGCCTCGGCCCGGCCCGCCCCGGCCGCCCCCGCCGTGGACAGTCCGCAGTCGATGGTCGAGCGGGAGGCGCTCAAGCTCGCCGTCCAGGAGCCGGTGCTGGCCGGACCGATGTTCGACGCGGTCGAGGCCTCCGAATACCGCCACCCCGTCCACGTGGCGGTGCGGGCGGCCATCGCCTCGGCCGGCGGCGCGGCGGCGGCCACGGGCGGCGCGGTCTGGATCGAGCAGGTCCGCGACGCCTGCGAGGACCTGGCCGCGAGCGCGCTCGTCGGCGAGCTGGCCGTCGAGCCGCTGCGCATCGACGGCGAGCCCGACCCGCGCTACGTCTCGATCACCATGGCCCGCCTCCAGTGGGGTTCGGTGACCGCGCGGATCAAGGACCTCAAGTCCAAGGTCCAACGGATCAACCCGGTCAGCAACAAGGACGAGTACTTCGCGCTCTTCGGCGAACTGCTCTCGCTGGAGCAGCACGCGCGGGCGCTGCGCGAGCAGGCCGCCGGAGGACTGTGATGGGACTGTTCAACCGGAAACCGAAGCTGCCCCCCGCCGACCGCCCGCCGCTGGCGCCCGACGAACGGGTGCTCGCCTGGGCCGCGGCCGGCAACGGCGAGGGCGACGGCGACGGCGTGCTGGTCGCCAGCAACCTCGGCCTCTGGCTGCCCGGCCGGGGGCACCGGCTGGGCTGGCACGACATCCTCAAGGCGATCTGGTCGGGGCGGGAGCTGACCGTCACGCCGGCGGAGCGGGTCGCCGAACGGGACGGCTACCTGGTGGTGGCCGACTGCCCGGCCGAGACGTACCTGCTGCTCGACCCCGGGGAGCTGCCGCACCAGGTGCGGGCGCGGGTCACCCGCTCGGTGGCGTACACCGCGCACCACGAGGTGCCCGGCGGCGCCGGGCGGGTCGCCGCCCGCCGGGTGGCCGGCGTGGACGGGCTGACCTGGACGGTCCGCTACGACCCGGGCACCCCGACCGGGGACGACGAGGTGGCCGCCGAGACCGACCGGCTGGTCGCCGCCGCGCGCGCCGCGACCGCCCCGGCCGACGTCTGACGCCCAGCCGCTCCGGTAGTCCACTAGCAATTGGATTAACCGGTCGATGATGTCGGACCCGGCCGCTAGGGTCGGCCGGTGACCACTGCTCAACCACTCATCCAGGCTCGGGGGCTGGTGAAGCGGTTCGGCGACTTCACCGCCGTCGACGGCATCGACGTCGAGGTGCGACCCGGTGAGGCGTTCGGCTTTCTCGGGCCGAACGGCGCCGGCAAGTCCTCCACCATGCGCATGGTCGGCTGCATCTCCCCGCCGAGCGGCGGCGAGCTGCGCATCCTCGGCATGGACCCGGTCCGCGACGGCCCGGCGATCCGGGCCCGGCTGGGCGTCTGCCCCCAGCTGGACAACCTCGACCCGGAGCTGACCGTCCGGGAGAACCTCACCACCTACGCCCGCTACTTCGGCATTCCCCGCCGGGTGGCCCGCGGGCGCGCGGCCGAGCTGCTCGACTTCGTCCAGCTCGCCGAGCGCGCCGACAGCAAGGTCGAGCCGCTCTCCGGCGGCATGAAGCGCCGGCTGACCATCGCCCGCGCGCTGGTCAACAACCCGGAGATCGTCCTGCTCGACGAACCCACCACCGGGCTCGACCCGCAGGCCCGGCACCTGGTCTGGGAGCGGCTGTTCCGGCTCAAGCAGCAGGGCGTCACCCTGGTGCTCACCACCCACTACATGGACGAGGCCGAGCAGCTCTGCGACCGCCTCGTGGTGATGGACGGCGGTCGGATCGTCGCGGAGGGCTCGCCCCGGGCCCTGATCGAGGAGCACTCCACCCGGGAGGTGGTGGAGCTGCGCTTCGCCGCCGACTCGCAGGAGGCGTTCGCCGGCAAGCTCGACGGGCTGGGGGAGCGGGTCGAGGTGCTGCCCGACCGGATCCTGCTCTACGTCGCCGACGGCGACGCGGCGGTCGCCGAGGTCACCGCGCTCGGCCTCGTCCCCGCCAGCGTCCTGGTCCGGCGCAGCAGCCTGGAGGACGTGTTCCTGCATCTCACCGGCCGGACGCTGGTGGACTGACGACCTGCGGGCCGGCCTGCCGCGGCCCCACGTAGCATCGGCGGGTGACGGGGGAGGTCCACAATGGAAAGTCAAGCGCGTCGCCAGGCCGGGTTGACGGCACTCTACCTGGGTGTCTTTGCCACGATCTGGTTCAGCGTGCCGGCGGCGGATCCGCCGCTACGCACCCTGCTCGTGGCGGGCAGCGGTGCGGCCCTGCTCACCGCGCTGGTCGGCGCGGCCATGCTGATCCGGGCCGGCCGGCCGGCGGTCCGCAACCCGGCCACCGACCGCCGGTACGGGATCATCGTGCTGGTCGAGCTCGCCGTCGGTGCGCTCGGTGCGCTGGCGCTGGCTGCGGCCGGCCGGACCGAGCTCATCCCGGTGCTGGTCTGCGCCGTGGTCGGCGTGCACTTCTTCCCCCTGGCCCCCGTGTTGCGCGACCGGTTGCTGGTCCCGCTCGGGGTGACGCTCTCCCTGGTCGCGCTGGCCGGGCTGGTCGTGGGGCTCGCCTCCTCCGTCTCTGCGGGCCTGGTCGTCGGCTGCGGCGCCGGCCTGCTGCTCTGGGGCTACGCGCTGCTGGCGCTGGTCAGAGGAGCCCGCGCGGCGGGGTGATCCTGCACTACGCCGTCCCCCGCTGACGCCCGCCCACCTCGTTGATCATGAAGTTGTTGCCGTCCACATCGGCGTGTCGCGGCAACAACCCCATGATCGACGCCGCCGTTGCGGGGCGGATGGGGAATAGAGGCGACATCGCCGGTCGGCGGCCGTAGGGTGGCCGGCGGTCTGTCGTACCCCGGAGGTAGGAAGGCCGTGACGGGCGGAGAGCGGGGGTGGTCGACGTGAGCGTGGCGGAGCGGGCCCGGCCGGCGTTGCCGCGGGTGCCGGCGCTGGCGGTGCTCGCGCACTACCTGGTGGGCTACCGGCGCACCTGGCGGGCGGGCGTCTTCTCGTCCTTCCTGCTGCCGGTGCTCACCGTGGTCGGCTTCGGGTTCGGCGTCGGCGCCTACGTCGACCAGGGCGTCGGCGGCGTGCGCTACCTCGACTGGCTGGTGCCGGGCCTGATCGCCTCCACCGCGATGCAGGTGGCGATCGGCGAGTCGACCTGGCCGGTGCTGAGCAACTTCCGCTGGATCAAGACGTACTTCGCGCAGGTCGCGGCGCCGCTGCGGGTGGGTGACATCCTCGCCGGCCACCTCGCCTTCGTGCTGTTCCGGGCGTTCACCAGCACGGCCGCGTTCCTGCTGGTGACCGCCCTGTTCGGGGCGCTGCGCTCGCCGTGGGCGGTGGCCGTGCTGCCGGTGGTGCTGCTGCTCAGCCTGGCGGTCGCCGCGCCGACCTTCGCGTTCAGCGCCTGGGCGCCGAGCGACAGCTACCTGGCGCTGCTGTTCCGCTTCGCGGTGATCCCGATGACGCTCTTCGCCGGGGTGTTCTTCCCGGTCGAGTCGCTGCCGCAGGGGCTGCGCTGGCTGGCGTACGCGACGCCGCTCTGGCACGGGGTGGACCTCTGCCGGGCCGCCACGCTCGGGGTGGCGCCGCAGTGGTCGATCCCCGGTCACCTGCTCTACCTGGCCGCCTGGGCGCTCGCCGGCTGGTTGCTGGCCCGGCGCGCGTTCCGCCGCAATCTCGTCGTCTAGGGGAGGAGTGTCGTGGTCGGTCTCGTCCTGCCCCGGCTGGTCAGCTTCGAGGGGGCGCCGCGCCGGTCCGCCTCGGTGGCCGAGCGCAACTTCACGTCGCTGAAGAGCGCGTACTGGCTGGTGCTCATCTCCGGCTTCCTGGAGCCGGTGCTCTACCTCTTCTCCATCGGCATCGGGGTGGGGGCGCTGGTCGGCGACCTCACCCTCCCCGGCGGCCGGGTCGTCTCGTACGCCGGGTTCGTCGCGCCGGCGATGCTGGCCTCGTCGGCGATGAGCGGCGCGCTGGCGGAGACCACCTTCAACTTCTTCGGGAAGATGAAGTTCATGAAGCTGTACGACGGGATCATCGCGACCCCGGTGCAGCCGTTCGAGATCGCCCTCGGCGAGCTGGGCTGGGCGATGATCCGGGGCACGCTCTACTCGGCGGCCTTCCTCGTCGTCATGGTGGTGATGGACCTGACCAGCGTGGGCCGGGCGGTGACCGCGTTCCCGGCGGCGGTGCTGGTCGGCTTCGCGTTCGGCGCGCTCGGCATGGCCGTCGCCACGTTCATGCGCAGCTGGCAGGATTTCGACCTGATGGGCTCCGCCCAGTTCACCCTCTTCCTCTTCTCCGGCACCTTCGTCCCGGCCGAGGCGTACCCTGCCGTGCTGCGCTGGGTGGTCGAGCTGACCCCGCTCTACCGGTCGGTGCACCTGATCCGGGGCATCTCCGTCGGCGGGGCCGGCTGGTCGTGGCTGCTCGACGTGGCGTACCTGCTGGTGCTGACCGGGGTCGGGCTGTTGGTGGCATCGCGACGGATGGGGAGGTTGCTCTACAAGTAGCTGGTTAATCACCGGCCCTCACAGGGCATGTCCAGGGGCGACGCCGACGACGAGGGAGTGGCGATGGCCTCCGACGAGACTTCCGCCCGCAGGGGGCGCAACCGCGGGCCGGTCGGCCCGGACGACGGGCCGGACAGCCCGACCCAACTGCCGGGCGCCGGGTGGAAGGCCGCGCTGAAGCGCACGGTCAAGGAGTTCCAGGACGACAGCCTCACCGACTGGGCGGCCGCGCTCACCTACTACGGAGTGCTTTCGATCTTCCCGGGCATGCTGGTGCTCATCTCGGTGCTCGGGCTGCTCGGCAACAGCGCCACCGAGGGGGTCAAGGACACCGTCAACCAGGCGGTACCCGAGAAGAACATCCGCGGGATCATCGAGACCGCTATCACCCAGGCGGGCACCTCCGGCGGCCTGGCCAGCATCGCCGCGATCATCGGTCTGCTCGCCGCCTTCTGGTCGGCCTCCGGCTACATCGCTGCCTTCATGCGCGCCTCCAACACCATCTACGACGTGCCGGAGGGGCGGCCGATCTGGAAGACCCTGCCGATCCGGCTCGGGGTGACCGCCCTGGTCGGCGTCCTGCTGCTGGCCGCCGCGGTGATCGTGGTCTTCACCGGCGGCCTCGCCGAGCAGGTCGGCAGCGCGATCGGGCTGGGCTCGACGGCCGTCACGGTGTGGAACATCGTCAAATGGCCGGTGCTGCTCATCCTGGTCAGCCTGATGTTCGCGATCCTCTACTGGGCCTCGCCGAACGCCCGGCACGGCGGTTTCCGCTGGGTCAGCCCGGGCGGCGTGCTGGCGGTGGTGATCTGGCTGGTGATCTCCGGCCTCTTCGCCCTCTACGTCAGCAACTTCGGCTCGTACAACAAGACCTACGGGGCGCTGGCCGGCGTGATCATCTTCCTGGTCTGGCTCTGGCTGAGCAACATCGCGATCCTGCTCGGCGCGGAGTTCGACGCCGAACTGGAGCGCGGACGCGCCATCGAGGCCGGGCACCCGGCCGAGGAGGAGCCGTACGTCGAACTGCGCGACGACCGCAAGGTCAAGAAGAAGCGCAACTCCGCCTCCGGCCGCTGACCCGCGCGACCCGATCGCCCCGCCGCACCCCGCGCGGCGGGGCGGTCCCTTCTCCGTTCCCGGAGCCGGTCCAGGCGTCGGCTCCCTCGCGGACCGTCGCGTCGGCGCCGTCCGACCCCGGTGACCAGCGCGGCTTTTAGTGATCCACTACGCGCTTTTGCTCAGATGGACAAAAGTTTGGCTCGGATCGCGCTGAAGCTATGGACACGCGGGCCGGAAGCCTCCTACTGTGTCGGACACGACACATCGCAGTTGCGTCGATGTGAACGACTCCGATGCGGAGGTGAGTCCCGGTGCGAACGGTGGACCCCCTGCACGTACGGCTGCTCCGGTTGCTCCGCGACGAGGGGCCGGTGTCCCGGGCGGAGCTCGGCGACCGGTTGCAGATGCCGCGGCCCCGCCTCCTCACCGAGCTGGAGCGGCTGGTCGGCCTCGGCTACGTCGCCGAGGCGGGGCTGGCCGCGTCCCGCGGCGGGCGGCGCTCGACGTTGGTCGAGCTGAGCCCGCACCTGCGCTTCGCCGCGGTCGACCTGGGCGCCAGCTCGATCGACGTCGAGGTGGTCAACGGCCGCCTCGAACCGGTGGTCGCCTACACCGAGCCGGCCGACATCCGCTCCGGCCCGAAGGTGACCCTCCAGCGGGTCAACGAGCTGCTGCACAAGGCAAAGGTGGACGGCGCGTACGAGCGGCTCGACGCGGTCGGCATCGGCGTGCCCGGGCCGGTGAGCTTCCGCGACGGCGTGCCGGTCTCGCCGCCGATCATGCCGGGCTGGGACCGCTTCCCGGTCCGCGAGCT
The window above is part of the Micromonospora inositola genome. Proteins encoded here:
- a CDS encoding ABC transporter ATP-binding protein encodes the protein MTTAQPLIQARGLVKRFGDFTAVDGIDVEVRPGEAFGFLGPNGAGKSSTMRMVGCISPPSGGELRILGMDPVRDGPAIRARLGVCPQLDNLDPELTVRENLTTYARYFGIPRRVARGRAAELLDFVQLAERADSKVEPLSGGMKRRLTIARALVNNPEIVLLDEPTTGLDPQARHLVWERLFRLKQQGVTLVLTTHYMDEAEQLCDRLVVMDGGRIVAEGSPRALIEEHSTREVVELRFAADSQEAFAGKLDGLGERVEVLPDRILLYVADGDAAVAEVTALGLVPASVLVRRSSLEDVFLHLTGRTLVD
- a CDS encoding helix-turn-helix transcriptional regulator, which encodes MSETVHNRIAVLRAERGISRRQLADALGVHYQTVGYLERGEFRPSLHLALRIAAFFEVPVEVVFSIEPFPRIGDVTSGAGRSA
- a CDS encoding BCCT family transporter, coding for MAEQAGESAAGAGRTDQVVLWLGVVGVLAVVGWGLFGGTSLAGFGKSGLAWVINTFGWFFVVAADAFLVLSVVLGASRFGRIRLGADDDEPEFSTLAWVSMMFSTGMGIGLVFYAVAEPIQHYASPPPAAGVQPQSAEAASVAMQYTLFHWTLHPWGIYAIAALALAYSTFRKGRGSRISAAFEPLLGARAYGPVGRAIDLLAVFATVFGSATSLGLGALQVTAGLDSATGVPDSVAVELVVIAALTAAFVVSAFTGLHKGIKWLSTSNAVLAAGLMAFVFVAGPTIYTLEVLPASVGDYLSHLVVMSTRTGAFSDPAWLGSWTIFYWAWWISWAPFVGIFIARISRGRTVREFVTGVLLVPSGASIIWFAIMGGTALRVQRTGTRDLVADVGASAENALFGLLHALPLATVTTVLAAVLVALFFITGADSAALVLGSLSSRGALRPHRGVVVLWGVLIGAVAAALLLAGGLAALQQATILVALPFVVVMLALAVALVREMATDPAVQPRARPRRSGLAAAVRAARSYEEEEPPPVTRWFHRPRG
- a CDS encoding ABC transporter permease — its product is MNPTVAAVRAGVQRGVIELRNSFTNAQDLWNYFFPTAALLTAMFFMRGSTVPGTSFSLGARTLPSALGMGLAFGGMLVLASQLVIEREDGTLLRAKATPNGMLGYLVGKIILMSTVALVSMSVQLVPALFFLDGLRVTSASAWFTLLWVAVLGLVATLPMGAVLGALIENPRNLGLVMLPNMGLIALSGIFYPINGYPGWLQGVAQVFPIYWLGLGMRSALLPDGMAAVELDGSWRHLETLGVLGAWAVLGLVLAPVVLRRMARRESGSRVAARRERAMQRVG
- a CDS encoding YihY/virulence factor BrkB family protein; this translates as MASDETSARRGRNRGPVGPDDGPDSPTQLPGAGWKAALKRTVKEFQDDSLTDWAAALTYYGVLSIFPGMLVLISVLGLLGNSATEGVKDTVNQAVPEKNIRGIIETAITQAGTSGGLASIAAIIGLLAAFWSASGYIAAFMRASNTIYDVPEGRPIWKTLPIRLGVTALVGVLLLAAAVIVVFTGGLAEQVGSAIGLGSTAVTVWNIVKWPVLLILVSLMFAILYWASPNARHGGFRWVSPGGVLAVVIWLVISGLFALYVSNFGSYNKTYGALAGVIIFLVWLWLSNIAILLGAEFDAELERGRAIEAGHPAEEEPYVELRDDRKVKKKRNSASGR
- a CDS encoding ABC transporter permease — encoded protein: MVGLVLPRLVSFEGAPRRSASVAERNFTSLKSAYWLVLISGFLEPVLYLFSIGIGVGALVGDLTLPGGRVVSYAGFVAPAMLASSAMSGALAETTFNFFGKMKFMKLYDGIIATPVQPFEIALGELGWAMIRGTLYSAAFLVVMVVMDLTSVGRAVTAFPAAVLVGFAFGALGMAVATFMRSWQDFDLMGSAQFTLFLFSGTFVPAEAYPAVLRWVVELTPLYRSVHLIRGISVGGAGWSWLLDVAYLLVLTGVGLLVASRRMGRLLYK
- the dnaG gene encoding DNA primase, encoding MYAEEVAEMAGRIRDEDIALVRERTSIAEVISDTVTLKSAGGGNLKGLCPFHDEKSPSFNVSPARNVWYCFGCGAGGDAIKFLMDAEHLSFVESVERLAARAGIQLRYVEEDRSAPRSRPQQGQRQRLVGAHAAAVEFYRAQLTTAGARPAREFLAQRGFDRAAADRYGCGFAPEGWDLLTRHLRQQGFTHDELVTAGLSRPARSGSLIDRFRRRLLWPIRDLTGDVIGFGARKLFDDDDGPKYLNTPETPIYKKSHVLYGIDQAKREIAKQGKVVVVEGYTDVMACHLAGVTTAVATCGTAFGSDHIGVLRRLLLDTDAVAGEIIFTFDGDAAGQKAALRAFEDDQRFVGRTFIAVSPDNMDPCELRLAKGDLAVRDLVARREPLVDFALRHMINRYDLDTVDGRVEAMRRAAPLVAKIKDREKRPEYVRKLAGDLGMEIEPVQRAVLVAGNGHPTGERPASARPAPAAPAVDSPQSMVEREALKLAVQEPVLAGPMFDAVEASEYRHPVHVAVRAAIASAGGAAAATGGAVWIEQVRDACEDLAASALVGELAVEPLRIDGEPDPRYVSITMARLQWGSVTARIKDLKSKVQRINPVSNKDEYFALFGELLSLEQHARALREQAAGGL
- a CDS encoding ABC transporter permease, with translation MSVAERARPALPRVPALAVLAHYLVGYRRTWRAGVFSSFLLPVLTVVGFGFGVGAYVDQGVGGVRYLDWLVPGLIASTAMQVAIGESTWPVLSNFRWIKTYFAQVAAPLRVGDILAGHLAFVLFRAFTSTAAFLLVTALFGALRSPWAVAVLPVVLLLSLAVAAPTFAFSAWAPSDSYLALLFRFAVIPMTLFAGVFFPVESLPQGLRWLAYATPLWHGVDLCRAATLGVAPQWSIPGHLLYLAAWALAGWLLARRAFRRNLVV
- a CDS encoding ABC transporter ATP-binding protein; its protein translation is MTAVQLPGVDATPHPPDEGLVLDVRDLRMRYGTVDVLHGVDFTARRGEVLALLGPNGAGKTTTIEILEGFRMRSAGEVRVLGVDPGRGDERWRARMGVVLQSWRDHGKWRVRDVLTHLGAFYAPYDTDRIRRPWPVDDLLDAVGLAPQAGKRVHQLSGGQRRRLDVAVGIVGRPELLFLDEPTVGFDPAARREFHELVHRLADLDETTILLTTHDLDEAEKLADRILILAGGRIVADGSPDELSRRVAGDAEIRWTRDGERFVHSAADATGFVRDLLRQYGDAVQELEVRRASLEDAYMALVYEEESGVRAGTATRVWRQGSSDR